Genomic window (Culex pipiens pallens isolate TS chromosome 3, TS_CPP_V2, whole genome shotgun sequence):
TTACACCGTAAAAAACCCTTAAAATGTAAACGTTCTTCAACATTGATAGATCTGCACTATAAACGTTTAGAATAATTAAAGGTTTTCTTAGTGATTCCCGATTGCCTTAAGTTGTTTAtccacgattacgagaattgatttttttttctgtacacAATATATAGAATGACTTATCAACAAAGTCATTAACACGAACGTTGATGCACGAGATAGAGATTGTTACACAAAACTGGCATGCCATCAATTCCGTTCAAACAGCGTTCAGTCATGATCAAATCAAGTCACTTGTTGCTGGTTGTGGCCAGTCTTGTATTTGTGATTTGCTACCCAGAATGTTCTGCATCAGCTCAATCGCTGGAACTGCAACTGGAACGAGTCGAACACATTGGAGAAAACTTCTTAGATTGTCGAATTCGCGTCCGAAAATTGAACCGCACAACGCATAGCCTCAACGGAACGGCCACTCTGCTGAAGGATTTGGATACTTCTTTCGAGGTTAGTACGGAGATTCACAAAGATATGCTGGTAtctctaagtttttttttaaattcgttaGGTTTCCGCGTCTTTTGCGTACAGCTCGCTTGGCAATAACCAGTTCAACGAGTATCCGATGAAGCTTCCTCGGAAGAAGGTGTGCCGGTATATGGTGGAAGAGTACACGGAATTCCAGTATATTTGGGCAAATAAGTCAAACGCGCCGCAGGTTCCCAAAGGTGCCACCGAGTTTTGTCCGTTTCCCAAGGGGGAATACTGGGTCAAAGATCTCACACCGGATGCTTCCTTCATTCCTCCGGTAGTTCCTACCGGTCTGTGGCGGATGACCATAGAGGTCTGGAAGCAGGACACGGTGGACGTTAAAATTTTACTGTACTGTCGGGTTACAAAGAATTTGTTctgaaaccgaaaaaaaaacttaagcaaccatgcgcacatGTATCTGTGGGAGCAGAAACAACAagagggtgcgcatggttgcttaagataATTCCATAGCATTAATACCTGAAATTAACAATATTAATTATTGGCAGGGaattcacaaaaatacaaatatgtcgattggagcgtgttctgGTAGCCCAAAGGAAActacagtcaaacctcgcataggagcgcctcgcatatgcaactttgcatatacgagtcattccacctgattcggttttgtcgcaagagttgcatatgcgaggtacagggcttatgggattttggctatatgggagacatggcctatatttttataaaaaattatcttaactatacaaatttatagtgttttggaatcgttatgaagtcagctatacagctacaccaaatttacaaggtttacgatgttctaggtcatccgaaacttcctcaagttaaggcctatgtgttcaccgccgtacaagtattAGGTAGGTGattgtgactgtggtttttgacctcagatcatatccggatagcctcagggaggttcagggactagtctaccgatatgtggtgatgttctgggtgttCTGTAtcgtcccgggagttacgaacgatgggtctaccgccgtaacaagatagaggtcggaggtttgttaactcagatcatatccagatagcctcagggaggttcagggactagtcaacCGATGTGTGGtaatgttctaggtcttctgtagagtcccgggagttaaggccgatgggtctaccgccgtaacaagatagaggtcggaggtttttgaacTCAGATcgtatccagatagcctcagggaggttcagggactagtctaccgatatgtggtgatgttctaggtcttctgtagagtcccgggagttaaggccgatgggtctaccgccgtaacaagatatagattggaggtttttgacctcagatcatatccaaaTAGCCACAGGGAGGTTCAgaaactagtctaccgatgtgtgtaaatgttctgggtctcttGTAGAGTACCGGGAGTTACggacgatgggtctaccgccgtaacaagatagaggtcggaggtttgttaactcagatcatatccagatagcctcagggaggttcagggactagtccaccgatatgtggtgatgttctgggtgttCTGTAtcgtcccgggagttacgaacgatgggtctaccgccgtaacaagatagaggtcggaggtttgttaactcagatcatatccagatagcctcagggaggttcagggactagtcaacCGATGTGTGGTAATGTTCTGGGTCTCTTGTAGAGTACCGGGAGTTACggacgatgggtctaccgccgtaacaagatagaggtcaaaggtttttgacctcagatcatatccagataacctctgggaggttcagggactagtctatcgatgtgtggtgatgttctgggtctcctgtagagtcccgggagttacggccgatgggtctaccgccgtaacaagatagaggtcggaggtttgttaactcagatcatatccagatagcctcagggaggttcagggactagtccaccgatatgtggtgatgttctgggtgttCTGTAtcgtcccgggagttacgaacgatgggtctaccgccgtaacaagatagaggtcggaggtttgttaactcagatcatatccagatagcctcagggaggttcagggactagtcaacCGATGTGTGGTAATGTTCTGGGTCTCTTGTAGAGTACCGGGAGTTACggacgatgggtctaccgccgtaacaagatagaggtcaaaggtttttgacctcagatcatatccagataacctctgggaggttcagggactagtcaacCGATGTGTGGtaatgttctaggtcttctgtagagtcccgggagttaaggccgatgggtctaccgccgtaacaagatagaggtcaaaggtttttgacctcagatcatatccagataacctctgggaggttcagggactagtctatcgatgtgtggtgatgttctgggtctcctgtagagtcccgggagttacggccgatgggtctaccgccgtaacaagatagaggtcggaggtttgttaactcagatcatatccagatagcctcagggaggttcagggactagtctatcgatgtgtggtgatgttctgggtctcctgtagagtcccgggagttacggccgatgggtctaccgccgtaacaagatagaggtcggaggtttttgaacTCAGATcgtatccagatagcctcagggaggttcagggactagtctaccgatatgtggtgatgttctaggtcttctgtagagtcccgggagttaaggccgatgggtctaccgccgtaacaagatatagattggaggtttttgacctcagatcatatccaaaTAGCCACAGGGAGGTTCAgaaactagtctaccgatgtgtgtaaatgttctgggtctcttGTAGAGTACCGGGAGTTACggacgatgggtctaccgccgtaacaagatagaggtcggaggtttgttaactcagatcatatccagatagcctcagggaggttcagggactagtccaccgatatgtggtgatgttctgggtgttCTGTAtcgtcccgggagttacgaacgatgggtctaccgccgtaacaagatagaggtcggaggtttgttaactcagatcatatccagatagcctcagggaggttcag
Coding sequences:
- the LOC120412377 gene encoding uncharacterized protein LOC120412377, giving the protein MIKSSHLLLVVASLVFVICYPECSASAQSLELQLERVEHIGENFLDCRIRVRKLNRTTHSLNGTATLLKDLDTSFEVSASFAYSSLGNNQFNEYPMKLPRKKVCRYMVEEYTEFQYIWANKSNAPQVPKGATEFCPFPKGEYWVKDLTPDASFIPPVVPTGLWRMTIEVWKQDTVDVKILLYCRVTKNLF